From the genome of Dryobates pubescens isolate bDryPub1 chromosome 9, bDryPub1.pri, whole genome shotgun sequence, one region includes:
- the TGFBR1 gene encoding TGF-beta receptor type-1 produces the protein MAAAAARRPWALLRLLAAALLFPGAAALQCYCHLCTKDNFTCVTDGLCFTSVTRMADKVIRNSMCIAEIDLIPRDRPFICSPSSRDRVSTVSYCCDRDHCNKVDLPIPTPGPTPGKAASNLGPVELAAVIAGPVCFVCISLMLILYLCHNRTVIHHRVPSEEDPSLDRPFISEGTTLKDLIYDMTTSGSGSGLPLLVQRTIARTIVLQESIGKGRFGEVWRGKWRGEEVAVKIFSSREERSWFREAEIYQTVMLRHENILGFIAADNKDNGTWTQLWLVSDYHEHGSLFDYLNRYTVTVEGMIKLALSTASGLAHLHMEIVGTQGKPAIAHRDLKSKNILVKKNGTCCIADLGLAVRHDSATDTIDIAPNHRVGTKRYMAPEVLDDSINMKHFESFKRADIYAMGLVFWEVARRCSIGGIHEDYQLPYYDLVPSDPSVEEMRKVVCEQKLRPNIPNRWQSCEALRVMAKIMRECWYANGAARLTALRIKKTLSQLSQQEGIKM, from the exons atggcggcggcggccgctcggcggccctgggccctgctgcgtCTGCTGGCGGCCGCGCTGCTCTTCCCTGGAGCGGCCG cactgcagtgttACTGCCACCTCTGCACGAAGGACAACTTCACCTGTGTGACAGACGGGCTGTGCTTCACCTCGGTGACACGGATGGCAGACAAGGTCATCCGCAACAGCATGTGCATAGCGGAGATTGACCTGATCCCCCGGGACAGGCCCTTCAtctgctccccctcctccagggacagggtctcCACCGTGTCCTACTGCTGCGACAGAGATCACTGCAACAAAGTAGACCTCCCCATCCCCACGCCAG GCCCTACTCCAGGAAAAGCAGCTTCCAACCTAGGACCTGTGGAACTGGCTGCTGTGATTGCTGGGCCTGTCTGCTTTGTCTGCATTTCACTGATGTTGATCCTGTACCTGTGTCACAACCGCACTGTCATCCACCACCGCGTGCCAAGTGAAGAGGACCCCTCCCTGGATCGCCCCTTTATATCGGAGGGAACTACTTTGAAGGACTTAATTTATGATATGACAACGTCAGGCTCTGGCTCAG GTTTACCTTTGCTTGTGCAAAGAACCATTGCAAGAACTATAGTGCTGCAGGAAAGCATTGGGAAGGGTCGCTTCGGAGAGGTCTGGCGCGGGAAGTGGCGAGGGGAAGAGGTCGCTGTGAAGATCTTCTCCTCCAGAGAGGAGCGCTCCTGGTTCCGGGAGGCAGAGATCTACCAAACAGTCATGCTGAGGCATGAGAACATCCTGGGCTTCATAGCTGCAGACAACAAAG ACAATGGTACGTGGACCCAGCTGTGGCTGGTGTCAGACTATCACGAGCACGGATCGCTCTTCGATTACCTCAATAGGTACACAGTGACAGTGGAAGGAATGATCAAACTGGCTCTGTCCACTGCCAGCGGCCTTGCTCATCTTCACATGGAAATTGTTGGCACACAAG GCAAACCAGCAATTGCCCACAGAGATCTGAAGTCCAAAAACATCCTGGTGAAGAAGAATGGAACCTGCTGCATCGCAGACCTGGGGCTGGCGGTGCGGCATGACTCGGCCACCGACACCATCGACATCGCCCCCAACCACCGAGTGGGCACAAAGAG GTACATGGCCCCTGAGGTGCTGGATGACTCCATCAACATGAAGCACTTTGAGTCCTTCAAGCGCGCAGACATCTACGCCATGGGCTTGGTGTTCTGGGAGGTCGCTCGGCGCTGCTCCATCGGCG GAATCCATGAAGATTACCAGCTGCCATACTATGACCTGGTGCCCTCAGATCCTTCTGTGGAAGAGATGAGGAAGGTTGTGTGTGAGCAGAAGCTGAGGCCCAACATTCCAAACAGATGGCAGAGCTGTGAG GCACTGCGGGTGATGGCCAAGATCATGCGCGAGTGCTGGTACGCCAACGGCGCCGCCCGCCTCACGGCGCTGCGCATCAAGAAGACTCTCtcgcagctcagccagcaggaggGGATCAAGATGTGA